A stretch of the Pseudalkalibacillus hwajinpoensis genome encodes the following:
- the cydC gene encoding thiol reductant ABC exporter subunit CydC gives MRELAFVWREMLTEKRDILLSILFGFIAGITAVALFASSGYLISKAALSLPVFALAILTAVVKFFGLARAAGRYFERIYSHRATFSILSNMRVSFYKKLEPIAAGLSQRYRSGDLLGRIVGDIDRLQHFYLRVFYPPIVFILIFLVTIWFTLFYSFEIALLMLLGVIFTGIVIPGYFAWSIRKKDRKVRSSRGEFAADSAEFFAGYRDLKIMSEVEGKKSDLRTKSNDYGIAQSKEGKAEVLHQAVNSFVSLFVTWSVIGGGSYLVTTGELDGVFLAMLVLISLTSFENAVPLAIMPAYLQDSIVASKRLSSVEGKPWVEEKEEVDLPKEKAFSLSARNVTFSYPNEIRKSLTNVTVHIPAGGKTAIVGPSGSGKSTLLQLFLKFFEGSGTLQMNDRSIQSLSEENIWSETNVVLQQNHFFSGTIRDNLLLAGESLSDEKLMKSLQAVQLEHFSLDYSVHEKGSNLSGGEQQRLAIARSFLKGKRVWLLDEPTSSVDLLTERSILKHLFEQAKEDTLLLVSHRLNNLEQMDQIIVMDSGQIVESGTYKELMKMKGYFYQMREIEKSVLL, from the coding sequence ATGAGAGAGCTAGCATTTGTATGGCGTGAGATGCTGACAGAGAAACGGGATATCCTCCTCTCGATATTATTTGGTTTTATTGCGGGGATAACAGCTGTTGCCTTGTTTGCTTCTAGCGGCTATTTAATTTCGAAGGCAGCCTTATCGTTACCTGTGTTTGCATTAGCGATTTTAACAGCTGTTGTGAAATTTTTTGGACTTGCCCGCGCAGCTGGACGCTACTTTGAAAGGATATATTCTCATCGCGCGACGTTTTCCATTTTAAGCAACATGCGCGTCTCCTTCTATAAAAAGCTTGAGCCAATAGCAGCAGGGTTGTCACAGCGATATCGCAGTGGAGATCTGCTAGGTAGAATTGTAGGAGATATTGATCGACTGCAGCATTTTTACCTTCGCGTTTTTTATCCACCTATTGTTTTTATTCTCATATTCCTTGTTACGATTTGGTTTACGCTATTCTATTCTTTCGAAATTGCACTTCTAATGTTACTCGGAGTGATTTTTACAGGGATTGTGATTCCGGGTTACTTTGCGTGGAGTATTCGAAAAAAGGATCGAAAGGTTCGTTCAAGTAGAGGAGAATTTGCTGCTGATTCAGCTGAGTTTTTCGCTGGTTATCGTGATTTGAAAATCATGAGTGAGGTTGAAGGAAAGAAAAGCGATCTTAGAACAAAATCCAACGACTATGGGATTGCTCAAAGCAAAGAAGGAAAAGCAGAAGTGCTTCATCAAGCCGTTAATTCATTTGTGTCTTTATTTGTAACCTGGAGTGTTATTGGGGGCGGTTCATATCTTGTTACAACGGGAGAACTAGATGGCGTGTTTCTTGCCATGCTTGTCCTGATCTCTTTAACGTCCTTTGAGAACGCAGTGCCATTGGCTATCATGCCTGCTTATTTGCAAGATAGCATAGTAGCTTCGAAAAGACTGTCATCTGTAGAAGGGAAGCCATGGGTGGAAGAGAAAGAAGAGGTGGATCTTCCGAAAGAGAAAGCTTTTTCTCTGTCGGCAAGAAATGTCACTTTTTCTTATCCAAATGAAATACGAAAGTCATTAACTAATGTAACGGTTCATATTCCAGCAGGAGGAAAAACGGCTATTGTTGGACCAAGTGGTTCTGGAAAATCGACTCTTTTACAACTTTTCTTAAAATTCTTTGAGGGAAGTGGCACATTACAGATGAATGATCGTTCCATCCAATCGCTTTCCGAAGAGAATATCTGGAGCGAGACGAATGTCGTCCTGCAACAAAATCATTTCTTTTCAGGTACGATTCGTGATAATTTGCTTCTTGCCGGAGAGTCGTTATCCGATGAAAAGTTAATGAAAAGTCTTCAAGCTGTCCAACTAGAACACTTTTCTCTTGATTATAGCGTGCACGAAAAAGGATCCAACCTTTCTGGTGGTGAGCAACAGCGCCTTGCTATCGCCCGTTCCTTCTTAAAGGGTAAACGAGTCTGGTTATTAGATGAACCGACTTCCTCAGTCGATCTTCTTACTGAAAGGTCAATTCTCAAGCATCTTTTTGAACAAGCGAAAGAGGATACGCTTCTATTGGTCAGTCATCGGTTAAACAATCTTGAACAAATGGATCAAATTATCGTAATGGATTCAGGTCAAATCGTAGAAAGTGGTACGTATAAAGAATTGATGAAAATGAAGGGCTATTTCTATCAAATGAGAGAAATAGAGAAAAGTGTCCTTCTTTAA
- a CDS encoding DNA topoisomerase III gives MAAVCIIAEKPDQGTRLAAPYPTEKKQGYLYIKPNPDFPDGAYMTWAVGHLCELVPPETYESSWKKWSLQTLPMIPTQFQYQVTKGKWKQFNVIKELVNKKEVGSIIHAGDAGREGELIVRTILNQARCKKPMKRLWISSLTERAVKEGFQSLLEETETRNLYYEAYARSCADWVVGINASRVYTLLFKQKGLQDVFSAGRVQTPTLALVVQREKEIANFNSEPFWEVKGTFDYNGKMIVGKWIKEDQTRLESPEMAQAIAQFCENKDCLASEVKKERKQYKAPFLYQLSSLQSTANKRYKFSPKKTLDIAQKLYTKGNISYPRSDSSFVTKDEAAEFPSILSKLQKQRAYQEYFPLKRDSLLTDKRFVNAAKVSDHYAIIPTEQVPNLDKLSGDEAKIYDLIARSLLAAHEEASIVDYTTVLTLVDNRALFQSKGQVRIQEGWQRIIPSSQKDEELPPIEKNEQGKVVSVEVTEGKTQPPKRFTEGQLITMMKTAGKHLDDESLEKILKDTEGLGTEATRAGIITMLKDRKYIDVVKNQVFATEKGMLLIDSIGNAVLSSPEMTAKWEQRLKQIGSGEASPQAFMESVKKLAAKLTSDAVESSASWDLKDIKIEAQPSKKSLGKKVGTCPLCGSDVLDKGKLFGCSSYAKTSCPFTISKRILGKPISQTNAKKILTEGKSNVIKGLKSKKGTFDAALVWSPDEKKLTFEFEKK, from the coding sequence TTGGCAGCTGTTTGTATTATCGCCGAAAAGCCAGATCAGGGAACGCGTCTTGCCGCCCCTTATCCAACCGAAAAAAAACAAGGATATCTCTATATTAAACCTAATCCTGATTTTCCTGATGGAGCCTATATGACCTGGGCTGTAGGACACTTGTGTGAACTCGTTCCACCTGAAACATACGAATCTTCATGGAAGAAGTGGTCTCTTCAAACCCTTCCGATGATTCCGACACAATTTCAATATCAGGTAACGAAAGGGAAATGGAAACAATTTAATGTCATTAAAGAACTCGTTAACAAAAAAGAAGTAGGATCTATTATTCACGCGGGTGATGCTGGGAGAGAGGGTGAACTCATCGTCCGTACAATTTTGAATCAGGCTCGTTGTAAGAAACCAATGAAGCGACTTTGGATTTCTTCATTAACAGAACGTGCAGTAAAAGAAGGATTTCAATCACTGTTAGAAGAAACAGAAACGCGTAATCTTTATTACGAGGCTTATGCAAGATCTTGTGCAGATTGGGTCGTAGGAATTAACGCCTCACGCGTGTATACACTTCTTTTTAAACAAAAAGGGTTACAGGATGTTTTTTCTGCAGGAAGGGTTCAAACGCCTACACTAGCATTAGTCGTTCAACGAGAGAAAGAGATTGCGAACTTTAATTCAGAGCCGTTTTGGGAAGTGAAGGGCACATTTGATTACAATGGAAAAATGATTGTTGGAAAATGGATTAAAGAAGATCAAACGAGACTTGAGTCGCCCGAAATGGCCCAAGCCATTGCTCAATTTTGTGAAAATAAGGACTGTTTAGCGAGTGAGGTTAAGAAAGAACGGAAGCAGTACAAAGCTCCCTTCTTGTATCAACTATCATCTCTTCAGTCTACTGCCAACAAGCGCTATAAATTTTCACCGAAAAAAACGTTGGATATTGCTCAGAAGCTTTACACAAAGGGGAACATTTCGTATCCAAGAAGTGATTCTAGTTTTGTCACCAAGGATGAAGCGGCAGAATTCCCTTCGATTTTATCAAAGCTTCAGAAGCAGCGAGCTTATCAAGAGTATTTTCCACTAAAACGTGACTCGCTCTTAACGGACAAGCGATTTGTGAATGCTGCGAAAGTAAGTGATCACTATGCGATCATTCCAACAGAACAGGTGCCAAACCTGGATAAATTATCAGGTGATGAAGCTAAAATATATGATTTGATCGCACGAAGTTTACTAGCGGCGCACGAAGAGGCATCGATTGTCGATTATACAACTGTGCTCACACTCGTTGATAACAGAGCCCTATTCCAATCAAAAGGACAGGTGCGAATTCAGGAAGGATGGCAACGAATTATCCCATCGAGCCAGAAGGATGAAGAGTTACCACCTATTGAAAAGAACGAACAAGGTAAAGTTGTATCTGTAGAAGTAACAGAAGGCAAAACACAGCCGCCAAAACGATTTACTGAAGGACAGCTTATTACAATGATGAAGACGGCCGGTAAGCATTTAGATGATGAATCTCTTGAGAAGATCTTGAAAGACACAGAAGGACTTGGGACTGAAGCGACTAGAGCGGGCATCATCACAATGCTCAAAGATCGCAAATACATCGATGTTGTAAAAAACCAGGTATTCGCAACGGAAAAAGGCATGTTATTGATCGATTCGATCGGAAATGCCGTTCTTTCAAGTCCTGAAATGACAGCGAAATGGGAGCAGCGGCTAAAACAAATTGGAAGTGGCGAGGCTTCTCCACAAGCGTTCATGGAATCTGTGAAGAAACTTGCAGCGAAGCTAACCTCCGATGCAGTTGAATCTTCTGCATCATGGGATTTAAAAGATATTAAGATAGAAGCACAGCCATCCAAAAAATCACTAGGAAAAAAGGTTGGCACATGCCCACTTTGCGGTTCTGACGTACTGGATAAGGGGAAATTATTTGGATGTAGTAGTTATGCTAAAACAAGTTGCCCGTTTACAATCTCCAAACGAATTCTTGGTAAACCTATTTCGCAAACGAACGCTAAAAAAATTCTAACTGAAGGAAAATCCAATGTAATCAAAGGGCTGAAAAGTAAAAAAGGGACGTTTGATGCCGCGCTTGTATGGAGCCCGGATGAGAAAAAACTAACATTTGAATTTGAAAAGAAGTAA
- the cydD gene encoding thiol reductant ABC exporter subunit CydD, whose amino-acid sequence MKNELKAYASGFKITHLFMILGALIIGASIIVQAFLTVEIVNRVFIERLAYSEISPYLIGLLIVMALRPCVSYLMGKAGVNMATIVKQRIREALLNKFSRDALLTSYQGQSGQKVSVLLDAVDEIDSYYSQYIPQVFKTAVIPFFILIAVSTQHIETGLIMIVTAPFIPLFYIIIGIRTQKKSEEKLEQMTVFSGRFLDAIQGLTTLNLFRQSKKYRSIMEESSLNYRDATLEVLKVAFVSSLMLELISMLSIGIIALEIGLRLIVFNSMSFATAFFLLMLAPEFYLSLKELGSAFHTGRGSMSAMKKVSEELHRESDEMKWGDRLLETKERPPLLAFKNVSYRYQESGFGLSSIDLTIKPYSNTAVIGRSGSGKSTLLNLLGGLLPPQEGAITADELPLTSLEEESWFSKISFISQNPYLFTGTIAENIAIGSKSTDKIQIEAAAEKAGISSFIASLENGYETVIGESGRGISGGEKQRIALARAFIKQPEIILFDEPTTGLDLYTEKVLHTSIKELSKNATIITVAHRIHTIRNADHIILLDKGNLIAEGTDESLYASSELYRGMVDTQKAEVTL is encoded by the coding sequence GTGAAGAACGAACTTAAAGCGTATGCTTCAGGTTTTAAAATCACACACTTGTTCATGATTTTAGGTGCTCTTATTATTGGCGCATCCATTATTGTACAGGCGTTTCTTACAGTAGAAATAGTGAATCGGGTATTTATTGAGAGACTAGCATATTCAGAAATTTCACCGTATCTCATTGGCTTACTGATTGTCATGGCGCTACGCCCTTGCGTATCTTATTTAATGGGAAAAGCAGGCGTAAACATGGCCACTATTGTGAAACAAAGAATAAGAGAAGCGCTTTTGAATAAATTTTCTCGAGACGCACTTCTAACGTCTTACCAGGGTCAATCTGGACAGAAAGTGAGCGTTTTACTAGATGCGGTGGATGAGATTGATTCCTATTATAGTCAATACATTCCACAAGTGTTTAAAACGGCGGTTATTCCTTTCTTTATTCTAATCGCAGTTTCAACTCAGCATATTGAAACAGGGCTAATAATGATCGTGACGGCTCCATTTATTCCACTCTTTTATATTATTATCGGCATTCGTACTCAGAAAAAATCCGAGGAGAAGCTAGAGCAGATGACCGTTTTTTCTGGTCGCTTTCTTGATGCAATTCAGGGTTTGACTACGTTGAACTTGTTTCGTCAATCGAAGAAATATCGCTCGATTATGGAAGAAAGTAGCTTGAATTATCGAGATGCAACGCTCGAAGTTCTTAAGGTTGCGTTTGTTTCATCCCTTATGCTTGAGCTTATTTCAATGTTAAGCATTGGGATTATCGCTCTTGAGATTGGTCTTCGTCTCATTGTGTTTAATAGCATGTCTTTTGCTACAGCCTTTTTCCTTCTTATGCTTGCTCCTGAGTTCTATCTTTCCCTAAAGGAACTAGGCAGTGCTTTTCATACTGGTAGAGGTAGCATGAGTGCAATGAAAAAGGTAAGTGAAGAACTTCATCGTGAAAGTGACGAAATGAAATGGGGAGATCGATTACTTGAAACGAAGGAGAGGCCACCACTGTTGGCGTTTAAGAACGTTTCCTATCGCTATCAGGAGAGTGGATTTGGGTTATCCTCTATTGATCTAACTATTAAACCTTATAGCAATACGGCCGTGATTGGTCGGAGTGGATCTGGAAAATCGACGCTTTTGAATTTGCTTGGTGGATTGCTTCCACCTCAAGAAGGTGCCATTACCGCCGACGAACTTCCCCTAACAAGTTTAGAAGAAGAAAGCTGGTTTTCAAAGATAAGCTTTATATCACAAAATCCGTATTTGTTTACTGGAACGATCGCTGAAAATATCGCGATTGGATCAAAAAGTACGGATAAAATACAAATTGAAGCGGCGGCTGAGAAAGCTGGTATTTCCTCGTTTATTGCTTCTCTTGAAAATGGTTATGAGACGGTTATTGGTGAATCCGGAAGAGGGATATCTGGAGGAGAGAAGCAGAGAATTGCGCTTGCTCGAGCATTTATAAAACAACCAGAGATTATTTTATTTGATGAACCAACAACGGGACTTGATTTATATACAGAGAAAGTTCTTCATACTTCGATCAAAGAACTTTCAAAAAACGCAACAATTATTACTGTAGCACACCGTATCCATACAATACGAAATGCCGATCATATTATACTTCTTGATAAGGGAAACTTGATCGCGGAAGGAACCGATGAATCGCTTTACGCTTCAAGTGAGTTGTATCGTGGTATGGTTGATACGCAGAAGGCGGAGGTCACATTATGA